From Watersipora subatra chromosome 2, tzWatSuba1.1, whole genome shotgun sequence, one genomic window encodes:
- the LOC137388003 gene encoding octapeptide-repeat protein T2-like: MCRYIATRRRGARDLRERLYRPLRRERDTRAGTEGGNERKEINRERLNRDGSSEERNVEAARETQEREGSQQEEESIWRRREREVIERARQDREQKKAEIRIRFESEMAAVEREYERDVVRAREDRQIAERAIERERNRGQDAERVNRRKRNNKKSEG; encoded by the coding sequence ATGTGTAGGTACATAGCGACCAGGAGAAGGGGTGCGAGGGACTTGAGGGAACGTCTGTATCGGCCTCtaaggagagagagagacactAGGgcagggacagaaggaggaaacGAGAGAAAGGAGATTAATAGGGAGAGGTTAAATAGAGATGGAAGTTCGGAGGAAAGGAACGTCGAAGCTGCGAGGGAAACCCAAGAGAGAGAAGGTAGTCAACAGGAGGAAGAGAGCATATGGAggagaagagaaagagaggtgATAGAAAGAGCAAGACAAGATAGAGAACAAAAGAAAGCGGAAATAAGAATAAGGTTCGAAAGCGAAATGGCAGCAGTGGAAAGAGAATACGAAAGAGATGTGGTAAGAGCTAGAGAAGATAGGCAAATAGCTGAAAGAGCTATTGAAAGAGAAAGAAACAGGGGGCAAGACGCAGAAAGGGTTAACAGGAGGAAAAGAAACAACAAGAAATCAGAAGGATAG
- the LOC137388002 gene encoding gastrula zinc finger protein XlCGF57.1-like, which yields MRTHTGEKPFQCKICSKSFAQSDDLIRHNRTHTGEKPFQCRICSSRFTQRCHLTSHMRTHTGEKPFQCKICSRSFSQSDYLASHMRTHTGEKPFQCKICSSRFTWSGNLISHMRTHTGEKPFQCKICSGRFHHRGHLTKHMRRTHMREKPVSINDMQPELYSP from the coding sequence atgaggactcatactggagagaaacCATTCCAATGTAAGATATGCAGTAAAAGCTTTGCTCAGAGTGATGATCTGATAAGGCACAATAgaactcatactggagagaaacCATTCCAGTGCAGAATTTGCAGTAGTAGGTTCACTCAGCGCTGTCATCTAACAAGCCACATgcggactcatactggagagaagccattccaATGTAAGATATGCAGTAGGAGCTTTTCTCAGAGTGATTATCTAGCCAGCCACATGAgaactcatactggagagaagccattccaGTGCAAGATTTGCAGCAGTAGGTTCACTTGGAGCGGTAATCTAATAAGTCACATGAGGACCcacactggagaaaaaccattccAGTGTAAGATCTGCAGTGGTAGGTTTCATCATCGCGGTCATCTTACAAAACACATGAGAAGGACTCATATGAGAGAGAAGCCGGTTTCAATTAATGATATGCAGCCGGAACTTTACTCACCATGA